One Setaria viridis chromosome 5, Setaria_viridis_v4.0, whole genome shotgun sequence genomic region harbors:
- the LOC117857219 gene encoding uncharacterized protein isoform X1 — MEESRKRDVSTANAKNISSHLDEDFGNDFLSSWKLPKSGKNTIDFSADSIPKSSKKFNFDNLDDFGLDGAFDKLPSFKMGMSDLDFSSPLKKKVKHSSSNGDDLSEGKKETEKDIFSFSFDFNELGKFSLDAKLGIKEKTMSKGTGKVDPVSLEGNKDTQRGLLAKGTAILEDNNSKDKQTQDVCASRPYPANHEIVKNASRPASNVNAAASSDKIQEHTSANPATMEQTKVDSVRGGNHGEHPKEIYPTKEAVNIASQNFSCSALSGEDPTQVLQDPMNSKDAPIADFGKAQVSRESNDNEQSIGSQSRDTNIINLNVSRRPVGQFDSRNEVVEESVSLNEGSQGNQSFSDVPKKFLKKTSCGTTNTEEGTSGHKSLSSSTRRGTRNVEPALASERGSFSLLYKSENMKVSRVELTSETALNQLSGASKVIKKMTTHPTDLKREHKQANAGPDKSKTAFSKTYSKPASHGLLTTSINAKGDRNVKSGLEAPSSGNSSLLNARMSTAHGSGHKIVANHVLLKSSNASDSLQVAPSKDNKISIISQMTGARIAKLGIRSPKSDRVLEKESVQLSGTKGSPVTTSKILKSVPEGKPALPSPAIMQKVPEESVLDPKAPTVLKCIMRSPAVRKSPQTVQELGNGMILGSGTPKAHMDNAISSCMPSGMGDISDLELPMLLENDGNLEKAETCRKELEDICILLKRKHAEAKELAVKAIVNNNTMLMLNHPMFEEKIRSIQKFANDLRSKKYLFEEVGTINAH; from the exons ATGGAGGAATCACGAAAAAGAGATGTTTCTACTGCAAATGCTAAAAATATAAGCTCACATCTTG ATGAAGACTTTGGAAATGATTTTCTTTCATCTTGGAAGCTACCAAAATCAGGAAAAAACACAATTGACTTCAGTGCTGACTCAATTCCAAAGAGTAGCAAGAAATTCAACTTTGACAACCT GGATGATTTCGGACTTGATGGAGCCTTTGACAAATTACCATCTTTTAAAATGGGCATGTCTGATCTGGATTTCTCTAGTCCTCTTAAGAAAAAGGTGAAGCACAGCAGTTCAAATGGTGATGATCTTTCTGAAGGGAAAAAGGAAACTGAAAAGGACattttctccttctcctttgaTTTCAATGA GCTGGGAAAGTTTAGTCTTGATGCTAAGCTAGGAATTAAGGAAAAGACTATGAGTAAAGGTACCGGTAAAGTTGACCCTGTCTCTTTAGAGGGTAACAAGGATACACAAAGAGGCCTTTTGGCCAAGGGCACTGCTATTCTTGAAGATAACAATAGTAAGGACAAACAAACACAGGATGTTTGTGCATCAAGACCTTATCCGGCAAATCATGAGATTGTAAAGAACGCCAGTCGACCGGCTTCAAATGTTAATGCTGCCGCTTCATCTGACAAGATCCAAGAACATACCAGTGCCAATCCTGCAACAATGGAACAAACTAAAGTAGACTCTGTGCGCGGTGGCAATCATGGAGAGCATCCTAAAGAGATATACCCAACAAAAGAAGCTGTTAACATAGCTTCCCAGAATTTCTCATGCAGTGCTCTATCCGGTGAAGATCCAACACAAGTGCTACAAGATCCTATGAACAGTAAAGATGCTCCTATAGCGGACTTTGGTAAAGCTCAAGTATCAAGGGAGAGTAATGACAATGAGCAGTCGATTGGTTCACAATCCAGGGACACTAACATTATTAATCTCAATGTCTCAAGAAGACCGGTGGGTCAATTTGATTCCCGGAATGAGGTTGTGGAGGAAAGTGTGTCTCTTAATGAAGGAAGTCAAGGTAACCAAAGTTTTAGTGATGTTCCTAAGAAGTTTTTAAAGAAGACATCATGTGGGACAACGAATACTGAGGAAGGGACTTCAGGGCATAAGAGTCTCTCTTCTTCGACGCGGAG GGGAACCAGAAATGTTGAACCTGCACTGGCAAGTGAGAGAGGAAGCTTTTCTCTTTTATACAAGTCTGAGAATATGAAAGTAAGCAGGGTCGAACTAACTTCAGAAACAGCCTTAAATCAATTATCTGGTGCAAGTAAAGTGATAAAAAAGATGACTACGCATCCTACAGATTTGAAAAG GGAACACAAGCAAGCTAATGCAGGACCTGACAAATCTAAAACTGCATTCTCAAAAACATACAGCAAGCCAGCATCACATGGGCTATTGACCACCTCCATTAATGCCAAAGGTGACAGAAATGTCAAATCAGG CCTTGAGGCTCCTAGCTCAGGGAATTCATCTCTGCTGAATGCTCGAATGAGCACAGCACATGGCAGTGGTCATAAAATTGTTGCAAATCATGTGCTTCTAAAAAGCAGCAACGCTTCTGATTCATTGCAAGTCGCTCCCTCCAAAGATAATAAAATATCAATAATTTCTCAAATGACAGGAGCAAG AATTGCAAAATTAGGAATCAGAAGTCCAAAGTCTGACAGGGTTCTAGAGAAGGAATCGGTTCAACTGAGTGGGACCAAGGGTTCCCCTGTAACAACATCCAAAATCCTTAAGTCCGTTCCTGAAGGAAAACCTGCATTGCCTAGCCCAGCCATAATGCAAAAGGTTCCTGAG GAATCAGTTCTAGATCCAAAAGCTCCTACAGTTCTCAAATGCATCATGAGGTCTCCAGCTGTAAG AAAATCACCTCAAACTGTTCAAGAGTTGGGAAATGGAATG ATTCTGGGAAGTGGAACTCCAAAAGCTCATATGGATAATGCGATCTCTTCATGTATGCCATCTGGGATGGGAGACATTTCAGATCTAGAGTTGCCTATGCTGTTAGAAAATGATGGCAACTTAGAAAAAGCTGAGACTTGCAGAAAGGAGCTTGAAGAT
- the LOC117857219 gene encoding uncharacterized protein isoform X2: MEESRKRDVSTANAKNISSHLDEDFGNDFLSSWKLPKSGKNTIDFSADSIPKSSKKFNFDNLDDFGLDGAFDKLPSFKMGMSDLDFSSPLKKKVKHSSSNGDDLSEGKKETEKDIFSFSFDFNELGKFSLDAKLGIKEKTMSKGTGKVDPVSLEGNKDTQRGLLAKGTAILEDNNSKDKQTQDVCASRPYPANHEIVKNASRPASNVNAAASSDKIQEHTSANPATMEQTKVDSVRGGNHGEHPKEIYPTKEAVNIASQNFSCSALSGEDPTQVLQDPMNSKDAPIADFGKAQVSRESNDNEQSIGSQSRDTNIINLNVSRRPVGQFDSRNEVVEESVSLNEGSQGNQSFSDVPKKFLKKTSCGTTNTEEGTSGHKSLSSSTRRGTRNVEPALASERGSFSLLYKSENMKVSRVELTSETALNQLSGASKVIKKMTTHPTDLKREHKQANAGPDKSKTAFSKTYSKPASHGLLTTSINAKGDRNVKSGLEAPSSGNSSLLNARMSTAHGSGHKIVANHVLLKSSNASDSLQVAPSKDNKISIISQMTGARIAKLGIRSPKSDRVLEKESVQLSGTKGSPVTTSKILKSVPEGKPALPSPAIMQKESVLDPKAPTVLKCIMRSPAVRKSPQTVQELGNGMILGSGTPKAHMDNAISSCMPSGMGDISDLELPMLLENDGNLEKAETCRKELEDICILLKRKHAEAKELAVKAIVNNNTMLMLNHPMFEEKIRSIQKFANDLRSKKYLFEEVGTINAH; the protein is encoded by the exons ATGGAGGAATCACGAAAAAGAGATGTTTCTACTGCAAATGCTAAAAATATAAGCTCACATCTTG ATGAAGACTTTGGAAATGATTTTCTTTCATCTTGGAAGCTACCAAAATCAGGAAAAAACACAATTGACTTCAGTGCTGACTCAATTCCAAAGAGTAGCAAGAAATTCAACTTTGACAACCT GGATGATTTCGGACTTGATGGAGCCTTTGACAAATTACCATCTTTTAAAATGGGCATGTCTGATCTGGATTTCTCTAGTCCTCTTAAGAAAAAGGTGAAGCACAGCAGTTCAAATGGTGATGATCTTTCTGAAGGGAAAAAGGAAACTGAAAAGGACattttctccttctcctttgaTTTCAATGA GCTGGGAAAGTTTAGTCTTGATGCTAAGCTAGGAATTAAGGAAAAGACTATGAGTAAAGGTACCGGTAAAGTTGACCCTGTCTCTTTAGAGGGTAACAAGGATACACAAAGAGGCCTTTTGGCCAAGGGCACTGCTATTCTTGAAGATAACAATAGTAAGGACAAACAAACACAGGATGTTTGTGCATCAAGACCTTATCCGGCAAATCATGAGATTGTAAAGAACGCCAGTCGACCGGCTTCAAATGTTAATGCTGCCGCTTCATCTGACAAGATCCAAGAACATACCAGTGCCAATCCTGCAACAATGGAACAAACTAAAGTAGACTCTGTGCGCGGTGGCAATCATGGAGAGCATCCTAAAGAGATATACCCAACAAAAGAAGCTGTTAACATAGCTTCCCAGAATTTCTCATGCAGTGCTCTATCCGGTGAAGATCCAACACAAGTGCTACAAGATCCTATGAACAGTAAAGATGCTCCTATAGCGGACTTTGGTAAAGCTCAAGTATCAAGGGAGAGTAATGACAATGAGCAGTCGATTGGTTCACAATCCAGGGACACTAACATTATTAATCTCAATGTCTCAAGAAGACCGGTGGGTCAATTTGATTCCCGGAATGAGGTTGTGGAGGAAAGTGTGTCTCTTAATGAAGGAAGTCAAGGTAACCAAAGTTTTAGTGATGTTCCTAAGAAGTTTTTAAAGAAGACATCATGTGGGACAACGAATACTGAGGAAGGGACTTCAGGGCATAAGAGTCTCTCTTCTTCGACGCGGAG GGGAACCAGAAATGTTGAACCTGCACTGGCAAGTGAGAGAGGAAGCTTTTCTCTTTTATACAAGTCTGAGAATATGAAAGTAAGCAGGGTCGAACTAACTTCAGAAACAGCCTTAAATCAATTATCTGGTGCAAGTAAAGTGATAAAAAAGATGACTACGCATCCTACAGATTTGAAAAG GGAACACAAGCAAGCTAATGCAGGACCTGACAAATCTAAAACTGCATTCTCAAAAACATACAGCAAGCCAGCATCACATGGGCTATTGACCACCTCCATTAATGCCAAAGGTGACAGAAATGTCAAATCAGG CCTTGAGGCTCCTAGCTCAGGGAATTCATCTCTGCTGAATGCTCGAATGAGCACAGCACATGGCAGTGGTCATAAAATTGTTGCAAATCATGTGCTTCTAAAAAGCAGCAACGCTTCTGATTCATTGCAAGTCGCTCCCTCCAAAGATAATAAAATATCAATAATTTCTCAAATGACAGGAGCAAG AATTGCAAAATTAGGAATCAGAAGTCCAAAGTCTGACAGGGTTCTAGAGAAGGAATCGGTTCAACTGAGTGGGACCAAGGGTTCCCCTGTAACAACATCCAAAATCCTTAAGTCCGTTCCTGAAGGAAAACCTGCATTGCCTAGCCCAGCCATAATGCAAAAG GAATCAGTTCTAGATCCAAAAGCTCCTACAGTTCTCAAATGCATCATGAGGTCTCCAGCTGTAAG AAAATCACCTCAAACTGTTCAAGAGTTGGGAAATGGAATG ATTCTGGGAAGTGGAACTCCAAAAGCTCATATGGATAATGCGATCTCTTCATGTATGCCATCTGGGATGGGAGACATTTCAGATCTAGAGTTGCCTATGCTGTTAGAAAATGATGGCAACTTAGAAAAAGCTGAGACTTGCAGAAAGGAGCTTGAAGAT